The following are from one region of the Stenotrophomonas lactitubi genome:
- a CDS encoding autotransporter family protein codes for MNASPPRRRRASACARASRLPLIPSLLASALWAALPVHAAELQGPLKVTDGGSLQLGADDMLSHSAGGYALEANGVGSTITVNGSWIASTGGGSGILASAGGSVLIEGGILQVGGDSTPVGYALNASGAGSVIRANNLVINAYRNGSGYGTVNATGGGKLWLNGGSVSSAGHALYSNGRGSELHVTGTEINNGANSAVYAEGGALLALESLTLTFAEATSGYSGRVSSNGSGSVLSLRDVDVVNGYFDINNGGTLQIVGGSASTNGGSIHLLGNSGNRVYSTADITGGRFETIGGYGVNVNSWAKLTTRNGAHFTVRDGYSGIWLSGADSLADLTDTTISTYGDNGYGHGVDVWGGTATITGGSIDTHGDGVYGLRASGSNPPTPYSRIRAKDLDITTYGTGGGGVFLGGSTADAQLDGGSITTRGASSFGIVQMNTAKLTADNLGIQAQGTNSGAYRSYITVFGPYWDRLVFNNSSLQTQDGPALWLQGSNHELTLNNTDVVARQQGSVDGGRLLRVSDTVFTDGSSVATADILFTADNSRLTGDVVVDSATANVQMTLRNGTVFNGALRNDSGYQVAQLAMDGSSQWNVRGSSSVGSLDHAGTIAFVAPTTDDFKTLTVTGDYVGNDGHWLFNRALGDDASQGDQLVIQGNSSGTASVSVRNAGGAGALTSEGIRLISVAGQSDAQFSLQGRAVAGAYDYFLYKGGVATPDDGNWYLRSEYVPPVDPPEPPDPPEPPIDPPTPPIDPPAPPIDPPIDPPVVPPVDPPLPPVPPRVERPEPAVYMANQSSALGMFRHSLYDRSGDPADATDGGSDAIAWAQVRSSQPGSRGRQVDVDSQLNSVLLGVGRRFEANPGGQLQAGVMAGQGRARNDSRSQVTGYSAHGVVKGTSLGLYATWLQDARMDSGAYVDGWLQYGRFRNSVQGEGLQKEHYRSHSWTGSAEAGYVLPVRRTAQRGVYLEPQLQVIHSRYDADRVVETNGTVVEGRDKDSTTTRVGLRLYTRSLTQGQGQVQPFVAVNWWSGGNDAAIAVDGERLRRQLPRDIYEAKAGVQVNLSGGWRGWGEISRQTGGMGFRDTSGQLGVSYRW; via the coding sequence ATGAACGCCTCTCCCCCACGGCGCCGCCGTGCGTCTGCCTGCGCGCGCGCTTCGCGCCTCCCCTTGATTCCCAGCCTGCTGGCCAGCGCACTGTGGGCCGCCCTGCCCGTGCACGCGGCCGAACTGCAGGGGCCGCTGAAGGTTACCGATGGCGGCAGCCTGCAGTTGGGCGCCGACGACATGCTGTCGCACAGTGCCGGCGGCTACGCCCTGGAGGCCAATGGTGTCGGCAGCACCATTACCGTCAATGGCAGCTGGATCGCGAGCACCGGAGGCGGCAGCGGCATCCTTGCCAGCGCCGGTGGCAGCGTCCTGATCGAGGGCGGCATCCTGCAGGTCGGCGGCGACAGCACCCCCGTCGGCTATGCGCTGAACGCCAGCGGTGCGGGTAGCGTGATCCGGGCCAACAACCTGGTCATCAATGCTTACCGGAACGGTTCGGGCTACGGCACGGTCAATGCCACCGGTGGTGGCAAGCTCTGGTTGAATGGCGGCAGTGTGAGCAGCGCCGGACATGCTCTGTACTCCAATGGGCGTGGCAGCGAACTGCACGTGACCGGTACGGAGATCAACAACGGCGCCAACAGCGCGGTGTACGCCGAGGGCGGCGCACTGTTGGCGCTGGAGTCGCTGACGCTGACCTTCGCCGAAGCCACCAGTGGCTACAGCGGGCGCGTCTCCTCCAACGGCAGCGGCAGCGTGCTGTCGCTGCGCGACGTGGACGTGGTCAACGGCTACTTCGATATCAACAACGGTGGCACGCTGCAGATCGTCGGAGGCAGTGCCAGCACCAACGGCGGCAGCATCCATCTGCTCGGCAACAGTGGCAACCGCGTGTACTCCACCGCCGACATCACCGGCGGCCGTTTCGAGACCATCGGCGGCTATGGCGTCAACGTCAACAGCTGGGCCAAGCTGACCACAAGGAACGGCGCCCACTTCACCGTGCGTGATGGTTATTCCGGCATCTGGCTGTCCGGCGCGGACTCGCTGGCCGACCTCACCGATACCACGATCAGCACCTATGGCGACAACGGCTACGGTCATGGCGTGGACGTCTGGGGCGGTACCGCCACGATCACCGGCGGCAGCATCGATACCCACGGCGATGGGGTCTACGGCCTGCGCGCCTCGGGCAGCAATCCACCGACGCCCTATTCGCGCATCCGTGCCAAGGATCTGGACATCACCACCTACGGCACCGGTGGCGGCGGCGTCTTCCTCGGCGGCAGCACGGCCGATGCGCAGCTGGACGGCGGCTCGATCACCACGCGGGGTGCCTCCTCGTTCGGCATCGTGCAGATGAACACCGCCAAGCTCACCGCCGACAACCTGGGCATCCAGGCACAGGGGACGAATTCGGGTGCCTATCGTTCCTACATCACGGTGTTCGGGCCGTACTGGGACCGTCTGGTATTCAACAACAGCAGCCTGCAGACCCAGGACGGTCCTGCGCTGTGGCTGCAGGGCAGCAACCATGAGCTGACGCTCAACAACACCGACGTCGTCGCGCGCCAGCAGGGCAGCGTCGACGGTGGCCGCCTGCTGCGGGTGAGCGACACGGTGTTCACCGATGGAAGCTCGGTCGCCACCGCGGACATTCTTTTCACTGCCGACAACAGCCGCCTGACCGGCGATGTGGTGGTCGACAGCGCCACCGCCAACGTGCAGATGACGCTGCGCAACGGCACCGTGTTCAACGGCGCGCTGCGCAACGACTCGGGCTACCAGGTCGCGCAGCTGGCGATGGACGGCAGCAGCCAGTGGAACGTACGTGGCAGTTCCAGCGTCGGCTCGCTGGACCATGCCGGCACCATCGCCTTCGTCGCGCCCACCACCGACGACTTCAAGACCCTGACCGTCACCGGCGACTATGTCGGCAACGATGGCCATTGGCTGTTCAACCGCGCGCTGGGCGACGATGCCTCGCAGGGTGATCAGCTGGTGATCCAGGGCAACAGCAGTGGCACGGCCTCTGTCAGCGTGCGCAACGCGGGGGGCGCCGGCGCCCTGACCAGCGAAGGCATCCGCCTGATCAGCGTGGCTGGCCAGTCCGATGCGCAGTTCTCGCTGCAGGGACGCGCGGTGGCCGGCGCTTACGACTACTTCCTGTACAAGGGTGGCGTCGCCACCCCGGACGACGGCAACTGGTACCTGCGCTCGGAATACGTACCGCCGGTCGATCCGCCGGAACCGCCCGATCCGCCGGAGCCGCCGATTGATCCGCCGACTCCGCCGATTGATCCGCCTGCTCCGCCGATCGATCCACCGATCGATCCACCGGTGGTCCCACCGGTCGACCCGCCGCTGCCGCCGGTCCCACCGCGTGTGGAGCGTCCGGAGCCGGCGGTGTACATGGCCAACCAGAGCAGTGCGCTGGGCATGTTCCGGCACAGCCTGTACGACCGCAGTGGCGATCCTGCCGATGCAACCGACGGCGGCAGCGACGCCATTGCATGGGCACAGGTGCGCAGCAGCCAGCCCGGCAGCCGCGGCCGCCAGGTGGATGTGGACAGCCAGCTCAACAGCGTGCTGCTGGGTGTCGGTCGCCGCTTCGAAGCCAATCCCGGTGGTCAGCTGCAGGCAGGTGTGATGGCTGGCCAGGGTCGGGCACGCAACGACAGCCGTTCGCAGGTGACCGGTTACAGCGCGCACGGTGTGGTCAAGGGCACCAGCCTGGGCCTGTATGCCACCTGGTTGCAGGACGCACGGATGGACAGCGGTGCGTATGTGGACGGCTGGCTGCAGTACGGGCGGTTCCGCAACAGCGTGCAGGGCGAAGGGCTGCAGAAGGAGCACTATCGCTCGCACAGCTGGACCGGTTCGGCCGAGGCAGGCTATGTGCTGCCGGTGCGGCGCACGGCGCAGCGCGGTGTCTACCTGGAGCCACAGCTGCAGGTGATCCACAGCCGCTACGATGCCGACCGCGTGGTCGAAACCAATGGCACGGTGGTCGAAGGTCGCGACAAGGACAGCACCACCACGCGTGTGGGCCTGCGCCTGTACACGCGTTCGCTGACGCAGGGCCAGGGGCAGGTACAGCCGTTCGTCGCGGTGAACTGGTGGTCCGGTGGCAACGACGCAGCCATCGCCGTGGACGGCGAACGCCTGCGCCGGCAGTTGCCGCGTGACATCTATGAAGCCAAGGCCGGCGTGCAGGTGAATCTGTCGGGCGGCTGGCGTGGCTGGGGCGAGATCAGCCGGCAGACCGGCGGCATGGGCTTCCGCGATACCAGCGGTCAGCTGGGCGTCTCCTACCGCTGGTAA
- a CDS encoding response regulator transcription factor encodes MTTRILIADDHPIVLAGIRDVLAGELDLDVVGEAADPATLVELMTSTLPHAVITDYSMPGGDSFGDGIKLISFLRRSFPDVRLLVLTMVSNPSLVAAMYAAGASGVVLKSHGLGSLVQALRTVLADRVYRPPGLLPVAAAEPADAEVVLARLSPRELEVIRLFTGGMSVGDIARQLQRSAKTVSTQKINAMRKLGVDSDQALIEYCLQSSMFG; translated from the coding sequence ATGACCACCCGCATCCTCATCGCTGACGACCACCCGATCGTGCTTGCCGGCATCCGCGATGTCCTGGCCGGCGAACTGGACCTGGACGTGGTCGGCGAGGCCGCCGATCCGGCGACCTTGGTCGAGCTGATGACGAGCACCCTGCCCCATGCGGTGATCACCGACTACAGCATGCCCGGGGGTGACAGCTTCGGCGATGGCATCAAGCTGATCTCGTTCCTGCGCCGCAGCTTCCCTGATGTGCGTCTGCTGGTGTTGACGATGGTCTCCAACCCCTCGCTGGTGGCGGCCATGTATGCAGCCGGTGCCAGCGGCGTGGTGCTCAAGAGCCACGGCCTGGGCAGCCTGGTGCAGGCGCTGCGCACGGTGCTGGCCGACCGCGTCTACCGCCCTCCCGGTCTGCTGCCGGTCGCCGCCGCGGAACCTGCCGATGCCGAGGTGGTGCTGGCGCGCCTCTCGCCGCGCGAACTCGAAGTCATCCGTCTGTTCACCGGCGGCATGAGCGTGGGCGACATCGCCCGCCAGCTGCAGCGCAGTGCGAAGACGGTCAGCACGCAGAAAATCAACGCGATGCGCAAACTGGGCGTGGACAGCGACCAGGCACTGATCGAGTACTGCCTGCAGTCGTCGATGTTCGGCTGA
- a CDS encoding hybrid sensor histidine kinase/response regulator, protein MPAEAAPVRRLARRSLRVHALLIGVVVLATLQAGLLLSTGSQLFNEEQSKIRYHFRRLDGTLQEQDRFLRQWRLHDVDNRGQPVDEAASGAQPSPLFASFARIGTDGGASTQATAELGDRFLRFYGAFWAASRFPPPQCLLVDGQGRRGLLAPIQTVRGDPGQSSPHHLQPALTAIHQVLRERPALRRGNVVWTPVAWREGQTRLLAIAHAPQDARLWGESEDESLAAVACLLDPGRVDDYRQVMGTPVFERMSLFDGNGRLLLGDASDASRAGTSWRAGLDGLLFRMRSEQGWLAVYHVGWQQVFQHPRGPLLGSMVVALLLATGGVLILRAYRRSVIEPLRRNHARLLESEAFSRTILDNAPIGLCLLRRTDGRVLLDNALARHWLGEDHDDGGWHGPWRRSVLAAGGTVAGDGLAYTTPDSRHLLITATPARYRGEPAVLCLFIDLSSQHEAEQVLQQARRAADQANRAKSQFLATMSHEIRTPLYGVLGTLELLGLTPLDARQQDYLDTIQRSSSTLMQLISDILDVSKAEADQLSLEPGAFDPVRLTEDALDSYAAAAAHKGLQFYACIDPDVPATVNGDAARIRQILNNLISNALKFTDSGRVVVRLGAQHIDDRCWLRWQVADTGIGIASEHQAHLFEPFFQANPGTDAMRGTGLGLAICAHLTTMMEGHLRVVSESGLGSSFSVELPLPEATPDPLQGASPRLPAALPVQVRGSVREFAQSICERLQQRGAQASVHRDDAPEPADPGTVMLDLVLDEGTPTWSGPQVVACREGGMQPQRVQGHWQVGVHRLDAIVLALVAAAGQALPAEVNGRLPAPRRFGLQVLVAEDNPINQAILRGQLEQLGCHAVVASDGNEALHYWPQRPFALVLTDLNMPGLDGYGLARALRARGVEVPIHGATANADPAERQRCHEAGMQGVLVKPITLAALQRLLTQVAARPHSEPIDDDADAPLQVPEKMQALFVQTMQADLDSLRRAIDDAAPERVAQVLHRIRGALVIVGAPALVAHGQQIEEQIGDGDALPALATALAHFQRRLRRLLQPLVHVAAPSSPSKPTPP, encoded by the coding sequence ATGCCGGCCGAGGCCGCTCCCGTACGTCGACTCGCCCGCCGCTCCCTGCGTGTACATGCGCTGCTGATTGGCGTGGTGGTGCTGGCAACGCTGCAGGCTGGCCTGCTGCTTTCGACCGGCAGCCAGCTGTTCAACGAAGAACAGAGCAAGATCCGCTATCACTTCCGTCGCCTGGACGGCACGCTGCAGGAACAGGATCGCTTCCTGCGGCAATGGCGCCTGCATGACGTGGACAATCGCGGGCAGCCCGTGGACGAGGCCGCCTCAGGTGCACAGCCGAGCCCGTTGTTCGCCAGTTTCGCGCGCATCGGTACCGACGGCGGCGCCTCGACACAGGCAACGGCCGAACTGGGCGACCGCTTCCTGCGCTTCTACGGCGCCTTCTGGGCGGCCTCCCGGTTTCCGCCTCCGCAGTGCCTGCTGGTCGATGGCCAGGGCCGCCGTGGCCTGCTTGCACCGATCCAGACAGTGCGTGGTGATCCCGGCCAGAGCAGCCCGCATCACCTGCAGCCGGCACTGACCGCCATCCACCAGGTCCTGCGCGAACGGCCAGCGCTGCGGCGCGGCAACGTGGTGTGGACACCGGTGGCCTGGCGCGAGGGACAGACCCGGCTGCTTGCCATCGCGCACGCACCGCAGGATGCCCGCCTGTGGGGCGAAAGCGAGGACGAGTCGCTGGCCGCGGTGGCCTGCCTGCTGGATCCCGGCCGCGTTGATGACTACCGCCAGGTGATGGGTACACCGGTGTTCGAACGGATGTCGCTGTTCGATGGCAACGGCCGCCTGCTGCTGGGTGATGCCAGCGATGCCAGCCGCGCCGGCACGTCCTGGCGTGCGGGTCTGGACGGCCTGCTGTTCCGCATGCGCAGCGAACAGGGATGGCTGGCGGTGTATCACGTTGGCTGGCAACAGGTGTTCCAGCACCCGCGTGGGCCCCTGCTGGGCAGCATGGTGGTGGCGTTGCTGCTGGCCACCGGCGGCGTGCTGATCCTGCGTGCCTACCGGCGCTCGGTGATCGAGCCACTGCGCCGCAACCATGCGCGATTGCTGGAAAGCGAAGCCTTCAGCCGCACCATCCTCGACAACGCACCGATCGGGTTGTGCCTGCTGCGCCGTACCGATGGCCGCGTGCTGCTGGACAACGCGCTGGCGCGTCACTGGCTGGGGGAGGACCACGACGACGGTGGCTGGCACGGGCCTTGGCGGCGCAGCGTGCTCGCCGCCGGCGGTACCGTGGCGGGCGACGGCCTGGCCTACACCACGCCGGACAGCCGTCATCTGCTGATCACCGCGACGCCCGCGCGCTATCGCGGCGAACCCGCCGTGCTGTGCCTGTTCATCGACCTCAGCAGCCAGCACGAGGCCGAACAGGTGCTGCAGCAGGCACGGCGTGCGGCTGACCAGGCCAACCGCGCCAAGAGCCAGTTCCTGGCCACCATGAGCCATGAGATACGCACCCCGCTGTACGGCGTGCTCGGCACGCTGGAGCTGCTGGGCCTGACCCCGCTGGATGCTCGCCAGCAGGACTACCTGGACACGATCCAGCGCTCGTCATCGACGTTGATGCAGCTGATCAGCGACATCCTGGATGTCAGCAAGGCCGAGGCCGACCAGCTGAGCCTGGAGCCCGGCGCGTTCGATCCGGTGCGGCTGACCGAGGACGCGCTGGACTCCTACGCCGCTGCCGCCGCACACAAGGGCCTGCAGTTCTACGCCTGCATCGATCCGGATGTACCGGCTACGGTCAACGGTGATGCCGCGCGCATCCGCCAGATCCTCAACAACCTGATCAGCAATGCACTGAAATTCACCGACAGCGGCCGGGTCGTGGTGCGTCTGGGCGCACAGCACATCGATGATCGCTGCTGGCTGCGCTGGCAGGTGGCCGATACCGGCATCGGCATCGCCAGCGAGCACCAGGCACATCTGTTCGAACCCTTCTTCCAGGCCAACCCGGGCACCGATGCCATGCGGGGTACCGGATTGGGCCTGGCCATCTGTGCACATCTGACCACGATGATGGAGGGCCACCTGCGGGTGGTCAGCGAAAGCGGGCTGGGCAGCAGTTTCTCGGTCGAGCTGCCACTGCCCGAGGCAACACCCGATCCGCTGCAGGGGGCTTCACCGCGATTGCCGGCAGCGTTGCCGGTGCAGGTCCGTGGCAGCGTCCGCGAGTTCGCACAATCGATATGCGAGCGGTTGCAGCAGCGCGGCGCACAGGCCAGCGTGCATCGCGATGATGCGCCGGAGCCTGCCGATCCTGGCACAGTGATGCTCGACCTTGTGCTGGACGAGGGAACGCCCACGTGGAGTGGACCGCAGGTGGTGGCCTGCCGCGAAGGTGGAATGCAGCCGCAACGGGTGCAGGGGCATTGGCAGGTCGGCGTGCATCGTCTGGATGCGATCGTGCTCGCGCTGGTGGCTGCGGCCGGGCAAGCACTGCCCGCCGAGGTCAACGGACGCCTGCCGGCGCCACGCAGGTTCGGGCTGCAGGTACTTGTCGCCGAAGACAACCCGATCAACCAGGCGATCCTGCGTGGCCAGCTGGAGCAGCTCGGTTGCCATGCCGTGGTCGCCAGTGATGGTAATGAAGCCCTGCACTATTGGCCGCAGCGTCCCTTCGCCCTGGTGTTGACCGACCTCAACATGCCGGGACTGGATGGTTACGGTCTGGCCCGCGCATTGCGCGCGCGTGGGGTTGAGGTGCCGATCCATGGCGCAACCGCCAACGCCGACCCGGCGGAGCGGCAACGCTGCCATGAGGCGGGGATGCAGGGGGTGCTGGTCAAGCCGATCACCCTGGCAGCACTGCAGCGCCTGCTGACCCAGGTTGCAGCCCGGCCGCACAGCGAACCCATCGACGACGACGCCGATGCGCCACTGCAGGTTCCGGAGAAAATGCAGGCGTTGTTCGTGCAGACCATGCAGGCCGACCTGGACAGCCTGCGGCGGGCGATCGACGATGCCGCACCAGAACGCGTGGCACAGGTGCTGCATCGCATCCGCGGCGCACTGGTGATCGTTGGCGCACCGGCACTGGTGGCACACGGCCAGCAGATCGAAGAGCAGATCGGCGACGGCGACGCGTTGCCTGCCCTCGCCACGGCGCTCGCGCATTTCCAACGGCGCCTGCGGCGGCTGCTGCAACCCCTGGTGCACGTCGCCGCCCCCTCATCCCCCAGCAAGCCGACACCACCATGA
- a CDS encoding EAL domain-containing response regulator, translated as MTRRVLILEDQPFQRGYLVNLFSARAGVQVDACEDVDAAIALCACQAYDLVVSDLLMPGQDGIQFIQALAAQPRPPRLAVVSAASRRMMSSARLMAESLGLEVVGLLAKPVAASDVDALLDALAQTRPAVRTSPAALTPEPDAAQLRQALADGSLTAWFQPKKSLQSGRVVAAEALVRWRHPQLGTLAPGSFLPALCRHGLEGELLRAMLTASIQAQARWRSQGFRVPVSINLPPHLLEQSDLPDELLALTLAAGGNPADLCFELMENSTTRHVSDFYAGACRLRMKGFGLAQDDFGQGLSSVHNLVNTPFTEVKIDRALVSGCARDPALHLTLTTVIALANQLGLTIVAEGVESDADLAALRQLGCNQVQGFLISQALPSDDFTRLLGEDVPHAAAGSNRAASR; from the coding sequence ATGACCCGCCGTGTCCTGATCCTGGAAGACCAGCCGTTCCAACGTGGTTACCTCGTCAATCTGTTCAGCGCGCGCGCCGGTGTGCAGGTCGACGCCTGCGAAGACGTGGATGCGGCAATCGCCCTGTGTGCCTGCCAGGCCTATGACCTTGTGGTGAGCGATCTGTTGATGCCCGGCCAGGATGGCATCCAGTTCATCCAGGCACTGGCCGCACAACCGCGCCCACCGCGGCTTGCCGTAGTCAGCGCAGCCTCGCGGCGGATGATGAGTTCGGCACGGTTGATGGCCGAATCACTGGGCCTGGAGGTGGTCGGCCTGTTGGCCAAGCCGGTCGCCGCCAGCGATGTCGATGCGCTGCTTGATGCACTGGCGCAGACCCGGCCAGCGGTGCGCACCAGCCCGGCTGCGCTGACGCCCGAACCGGACGCGGCGCAGCTGCGGCAGGCGCTGGCCGACGGCAGCCTGACCGCCTGGTTCCAGCCGAAGAAGTCGCTGCAGTCCGGGCGCGTGGTCGCCGCCGAGGCACTGGTGCGCTGGCGCCACCCGCAGCTGGGGACACTGGCGCCTGGAAGCTTCCTGCCGGCGCTGTGCCGTCATGGCCTGGAGGGCGAACTGCTGCGCGCGATGCTCACGGCCAGCATCCAGGCTCAGGCGCGCTGGCGCTCCCAGGGATTCCGCGTGCCGGTATCGATCAACCTGCCGCCGCACCTGCTGGAGCAGTCCGATCTTCCGGATGAGCTGCTGGCACTGACTCTGGCCGCGGGCGGCAATCCGGCTGATCTGTGCTTCGAACTGATGGAGAACAGCACCACCCGCCACGTCAGCGACTTTTATGCCGGCGCGTGCCGGTTGCGGATGAAAGGCTTCGGCCTGGCCCAGGACGACTTCGGCCAAGGGCTGAGCTCGGTGCACAACCTGGTCAACACACCCTTCACCGAGGTCAAGATCGATCGTGCGCTGGTCAGCGGTTGCGCGCGCGATCCCGCCCTGCACCTGACCTTGACCACCGTGATCGCGCTGGCCAACCAGCTCGGCCTGACCATCGTTGCCGAAGGCGTGGAGAGTGATGCCGATCTGGCCGCGCTGCGCCAGCTCGGCTGCAACCAGGTGCAAGGCTTCCTGATTTCGCAGGCGCTGCCCTCGGACGACTTCACCCGTCTGCTCGGCGAAGATGTTCCCCATGCTGCTGCCGGCAGCAACCGGGCCGCGTCGCGCTGA
- a CDS encoding response regulator: MFRFPRPSLPLVAPPTTASVLLRWLTVCVFLCLAAATGFYLLTALTEDISSHRRDMNAAAYKAQIYFDQREALLRYLGDSVVVGDPSVPSSEGVRQLPLDGPGGKPGQRLLLSPRAEHTLQTLQTHLLLVDAQGTHWLAGGQADVDIAGLPTLQVLRQRSGTLAGTDPVYWLRAGDAGVALAQPVQTGAQPSQWLMLLLDSAAASDMIDGQGIGGYALLDRDGQPALSSLAPRLDSAGWKALQQRQDDSFGVLWSTGLPRGVALVKGVGNDGWRLVYHLPPRLLLGDMATSLLISSALLLLAGVALRLLRHRVDRQLIQPALLQHRRLLESLDFSSTVIDLAPVGICVLRRSDRQLLLSNQLLRDWLGEDGTDSDWQAPWRGHAGERGRGLEFTARDGRQLQVLHAACRYQDDDVLLCVFHDISRHRQAQAALSSARQAADAANQAKSAFLATMSHEIRTPLYGVLGTLELLGRTPLDARQSQYLRTIESSSSVLLQLISDVLDVSKIESGQLSLEPTSFSPRELTESVLRSFAAAATRKGLQVLVCTDPRLPTRVLGDADRIRQVLGNLLSNAIKFTEHGRVVLRVRLVQREGESSVLAWQVTDTGVGIATEEQARLFEPFRQVRGAASAQGTGLGLSISDRLVRLMSGELRVVSEPGLGSSFTVRLPLPVLAATEDGPALLAEPPVYVRGRDRELVDSACGWLRRWGANAQPLQGDPVLLDHAGAILMDGEAEQPLAWQGPRVLASIDGGDQPAATADGALLVTLHGMSSIALAVARQQRQCATLPTAARDVQPGPLGLRVLAVEDNPINRVILAEQLQALGCEVELAQDGVEALQLCQTHGFDLVVTDINMPRMDGHTLARRLRAEGNLLPVIGATANATAEERERCLASGMQGYLSKPIDIARLRQALSAVRQGDPA; the protein is encoded by the coding sequence ATGTTCCGATTCCCTCGCCCTTCCCTGCCCCTGGTCGCGCCGCCGACCACCGCTTCGGTGCTGCTGCGCTGGCTGACGGTGTGCGTGTTCCTGTGCCTGGCGGCCGCCACCGGCTTCTATCTGCTGACGGCGTTGACCGAAGATATCTCCAGCCACCGCCGCGACATGAATGCCGCCGCGTACAAGGCACAGATCTACTTCGACCAGCGCGAGGCCCTGCTGCGCTATCTGGGCGATTCGGTGGTGGTGGGCGATCCGTCGGTGCCGTCCAGCGAGGGCGTACGCCAGCTGCCCTTGGACGGGCCGGGCGGCAAGCCCGGCCAGCGCCTGCTGCTGTCACCGCGCGCAGAGCACACGCTGCAGACCCTGCAGACCCATCTGCTGCTGGTCGATGCGCAGGGAACGCATTGGCTGGCGGGCGGCCAGGCCGACGTGGACATCGCCGGCCTGCCCACGTTGCAGGTGCTGCGGCAGCGCAGTGGCACGCTTGCCGGTACCGATCCGGTGTACTGGCTGCGCGCGGGCGATGCCGGCGTCGCCCTGGCACAACCGGTACAGACCGGAGCGCAGCCGAGCCAGTGGCTGATGCTGCTGCTGGACAGTGCGGCCGCTTCGGACATGATCGATGGCCAGGGTATCGGCGGCTACGCCCTGCTGGACCGCGACGGGCAGCCCGCCCTGTCGAGCCTGGCTCCACGCCTGGACAGCGCAGGCTGGAAAGCACTGCAGCAGCGCCAGGACGACAGTTTCGGCGTGCTCTGGAGCACGGGCCTGCCGCGCGGCGTGGCCCTGGTGAAGGGGGTAGGCAATGACGGCTGGCGGCTGGTCTATCACCTGCCTCCGCGCCTGCTGCTCGGTGACATGGCGACCTCGTTGCTGATCAGCAGTGCGTTGCTTCTGCTGGCCGGCGTCGCCCTGCGTCTGCTGCGGCATCGCGTCGACCGCCAGTTGATCCAACCGGCGCTGCTGCAGCACCGGCGGCTGCTGGAAAGCCTGGATTTCAGTTCGACGGTGATCGACCTGGCGCCGGTCGGCATCTGTGTCCTGCGTCGCAGCGACCGCCAACTGCTGCTGTCCAACCAGCTGCTGCGTGACTGGCTGGGCGAGGATGGCACCGACAGCGATTGGCAGGCACCGTGGCGCGGACATGCCGGCGAACGCGGTCGCGGGCTGGAGTTCACCGCGCGCGACGGTCGCCAGCTGCAGGTACTGCATGCCGCCTGCCGCTACCAGGATGACGATGTACTGCTGTGCGTGTTCCATGACATCTCACGCCATCGGCAGGCACAGGCGGCGCTGTCGTCGGCACGGCAGGCAGCCGACGCCGCCAACCAGGCCAAGAGCGCGTTCCTGGCGACCATGAGCCATGAAATCCGCACCCCGCTGTACGGGGTGCTTGGAACGCTGGAGCTGCTCGGCCGCACGCCGCTGGATGCACGCCAGTCGCAGTACCTGCGCACCATCGAGAGTTCCTCATCGGTGCTGCTGCAACTGATCAGCGATGTGCTGGATGTGTCCAAGATCGAGTCGGGCCAGCTGAGCCTGGAGCCGACATCGTTTTCGCCGCGCGAGCTGACCGAGAGCGTGCTGCGCAGCTTCGCCGCGGCGGCGACGCGCAAGGGCCTGCAGGTACTGGTCTGCACCGACCCACGGTTGCCGACACGGGTGCTCGGCGATGCCGACCGGATCCGCCAGGTGCTGGGCAACCTGCTCAGCAACGCCATCAAGTTCACCGAGCATGGCCGGGTAGTGCTGCGCGTGCGACTGGTGCAGCGCGAAGGCGAGTCGAGCGTACTGGCCTGGCAGGTCACCGATACCGGCGTGGGCATCGCCACCGAGGAACAGGCGCGCCTGTTCGAGCCCTTCCGCCAGGTCCGTGGCGCCGCCAGCGCGCAGGGCACCGGGCTGGGCCTGTCGATCAGCGACCGCCTGGTGCGGTTGATGAGTGGCGAACTGCGCGTGGTCAGCGAACCGGGACTGGGCAGCAGTTTCACCGTACGCCTGCCCTTGCCGGTGCTGGCCGCGACCGAGGATGGCCCCGCATTGCTGGCCGAGCCGCCGGTCTACGTGCGCGGCCGCGATCGCGAGCTGGTCGACAGTGCATGTGGCTGGCTGCGCCGCTGGGGTGCCAATGCGCAGCCTCTGCAGGGCGACCCTGTCCTGCTCGACCACGCCGGCGCAATCCTGATGGATGGCGAGGCGGAACAACCGTTGGCCTGGCAGGGCCCGCGCGTGCTGGCCTCGATCGACGGTGGCGACCAACCCGCAGCCACCGCCGATGGCGCGCTGCTGGTCACCCTGCACGGCATGTCCTCGATCGCCCTGGCGGTCGCACGCCAGCAGCGGCAATGCGCAACGCTGCCGACCGCAGCGCGCGATGTGCAACCGGGTCCGCTGGGACTGCGGGTGCTGGCCGTGGAAGACAATCCCATCAACCGGGTGATCCTGGCCGAACAGCTGCAGGCCCTGGGCTGCGAGGTGGAGCTTGCGCAGGATGGTGTCGAGGCGTTGCAGCTGTGCCAGACCCATGGCTTCGACCTGGTGGTCACCGACATCAACATGCCGCGCATGGACGGCCACACCCTGGCGCGCCGGCTGCGGGCGGAGGGCAATCTGCTGCCGGTGATCGGCGCCACCGCCAACGCGACCGCCGAGGAGCGCGAGCGCTGCCTGGCCAGCGGCATGCAGGGCTATCTGAGCAAACCCATCGACATCGCACGCCTGCGTCAGGCGCTTTCCGCCGTTCGCCAAGGAGATCCTGCATGA